AACAACCTCAGAATATTTCTTGACATTATATGCCTGCTTACAGAGAGTTATATAGGGTCTATAAGACAGAGTGCTTTGAAGTCCtggcaatactttttttttaggaagggaaataatttgtttaaagtcATCTTCTTTCTGCATTGTATCACATGAGAGCTTTCTTAAGCCACTGTAAAGACATCATAAGCAAGAGCAAAACAAGTTAATGAGCTTTTAAGAATGTAAATTGGTGTCAAGAATGAAAATGAGGGCTTTGTATTTTTCACCACCCACCAGAGCCAGGATATATAAAGAAGGTTCTGAGATCAGGAATCCATTCCACTGAGGAAACGCACTCGGTTGCTACCTAAGCCCTCCACTCCCGACACCATGCACTGCGACAACTTCTCCGAGGCTGTCTTCCCAGGATGCTACTGGGGCACCTATGGCTACCCGCTGGGATATAGCGTTGGCTGTGGCTATGGCAGCACCTACTCCCCAGTGGGCTATGGCTTCGGCTATGGCTACAATGGCTGTGGGGCTTTCGGCTACAGGAGATACTGGCCATTTGCTCTCTACTGATTGGCTGAAATCCCCAAGGCGTAGAATCTTCTCTCCCTTGAAGGCTGAGCAGCACATCTCCAGGTTCCCCCCGTATCCACTCCTTCAGTCCTCATTTGCTCATCATCCTCAGAGACATTGCCTTCCAACTTGCCTCCAGTCCCaggggagaaaaatgaaaaaggagacgcTTCCTCAAGCTGCCTGCCCTGGCTGATGTTCTCTGGGATACTTTTGGAAACTTGACCTCCTACTTGTCATACActacttttgaatttttcatgACACTCATGACTTGTCATGATGAAGTCATGGCTATGTCTAtcaaaatctcaataaatttgtcTCAACTGGTGTAATACTCTCATGCTCGAGTGAAGTTTCCTTTCTTGGTGTGTGCATATTTTCTGCTACATTGGGAGTGGCGGTGGgaagtgaatttctttttctcatgtgGGCATTAGGAATAGTGAGAAAGCAAAGAATTGTTGATCCTGTGTGATTAGTAGGTAAGAGGGTGGGTTGCAGGACATGAATAAAAAGGTTGCCTGTTTGAaccttcttaaaattttatgatgCCCACCTCCAACCCAATGGAGCACCATTTATTGTTCAGGGTGCCCTTCTAATCTCACTACTACTTCTCCTCTGCGAGAAAACCCAACACGAGAGGAACTTTTTCAGTCACTTCCATGTGAGTCCAAATGGAACCCACTGCGTTCCCTTTCCTAGGGACTAAGGATTATAGACGAAAGTACCATGTTCCCTAATGAAGGATTCTGGAGCATTGATTAATAGGGAAGCCACAGACATCCTTCGGAAATCAGAGTTTTTTAGGTGATGGGATAAATCTGTATCAAACTATCTACAGTGTCTATTTTGTAGCTTAGAAGCACCCAGGTTATTCACAACCATGGCAAGTTTCTTAAAGAATCAACAGCAGATAACGAGTTTCACTCTTAAAATATATGAGCTGTAATGAATATTTCTGAAGATATATCAGCTTTTCTCTGTGTTCCTTTAGAGAACGGAGCAATTTCCTTTtataaaccaaataaaaattgtCTCAATCCTTCTATTGAAAACATCTTACGTATAGTACAAATATTCTTGGTGGTAACAAGATTTGGCTTAACCCTTCCTTTTTATTGAATATGTGCAAGTGATTATATTGCATATAGTTCACTTTgtagttaaaaatataaagaccatttGGAGAGGTCATTTCAGAGGAGAGTGTTTTCTCCATCATACTTTATCTaatgtatatcttttttaaaaaatcaggaaatacttgatcattttcctttttagcaATAGTAGACAAGGTTACAGCCAACAAAATCTCCAGTTTGCAACTTTCTAGCAGCCACGTGTTAATTCATGCTGAGAATTGTGAATTAATTAAACATGCAGGttaaaatagaacagaaaaagaaaagcaggattTTTCAGAAATTAGAGCATCAGATCAAAATTAGAAGGTTATCAGTCTGTTCTGTAATGATGACTGACTTACATAAAAATTTGGGCTTGAAGGGACCTCAGAGAGCACCTCATCTAGTGTTTTGGAAATTTCAGTATGCAGCTACCTGAGTAGCTGATTTAAAATTTAGATTCTTTTGCCTTGCCCCTGGAGATTCTGACCCAGTACATCTGCAGTCAGgtctagaaatttaaatttttaagaagctCCTGATGGCTTCTAGTACAGGTGGTCTGAGACTCACACTCTAAGAAGCACTGTTTCAGGTCATTACAGACGTAcactacccacccacccacaccaTTTATTTATGACACTGAGTCTTGATAAAGGGAAGTCTTTTACTCAAAGGTGCTGAGCACATCTCAACAAGACAAGGACAGAGGAGGGAAGATTCTTTACATCCCCAAAGGAGTACAGGATGTACAACATCTGTGTTTAGCACCTTTCAACTTGAGTTAACATGTGGTtgctagaaagttccaaactgaAGAATGCATTGGCTGTGACAATGTCTACTATTTTCAGACAGAGAAATAATCTATttggtagatatccagtagtctggtgctgaaggctcagatgccATGAcctgctaaaaagaaaaagtatgttaTGTAAGgattttataaattaactttttcCTATTGCATAGAAATGACAAATTCCTAGTGCTCCTACATTACGTAATattatttgataattatttttaaaaactgaaattcagtCTTTTGAAATGCATATACCCAGATCCCATCCCTGCACATTCTGACGGGAAGATCTATGGGGCCTGGggatttgtatttaaaaacatcCCTTTAAGTAATTTGGTTTTATGCCATCAATTCAGAACAATTACAGGGTCTGTTTTCATGGCTGTTCTTTCCCATCCTTTTTAgctctctccttttattttgaaactaaaaACCAGATGATTCTTCCATATTTATATagaattcataaaaatgaaaacagcaagtAACATGTTACAGGTAAATTTAAGAAAAGCTTGGAACGAACATTTACTGCTACATTTAAGCTTAATGGTAGTCTGTAAAGAGTGTAGTTAGATATTTGTTTCTAATTGCTTTATCAACTTTGGTATTGATCTGAGCCCAGTTTAGTACTCTGTACGTAGTAGAAACTCAATATATTTGACTAGATTATCAGACCACTTTCCTCAATAAACACGAAAAAGATGTTAAACATCTGCTTGCTACCCTCTTGCAGTGCCATTCTTTAATTCACAGCCATTTGTGGGCTGGAAGTTCAATGTCTGTGCATTTTATGAGGTAGGTTTATCTCACAAAGTCACACAGGAagtattgttttgattttctgtttcaccATTAATTGCTTGTTTCTTCTAATTGAAAACTAGGCTGTGTATCTTTAACATTTCCCTGCTGAATACAGTTTATATAACTGAGAACTTGATTTGAATATTAAAGGCATCCTATGCATAGAAGAATCTTCTAGAGAGACCCCCAGTAAGTCTAATTAGACCTCCTTTCCTTATCATTAGGCTTCCCAATCCCTTGGCTACTCTGAAGTAATAACTCACCAGTGGTAActgaatatataaatgttaatttgtATTTACCCATTTGATTCACAGGGGAGGTTTAGAGTCCTACAGAATTTTTCATGGCTAACTAGGATAGATAACATGTTATGTGATATTGTATTTAACATTTCTCATGTACTCTCTAAAGGCTATTCTGAAGGGATCTGACATCTGCCCTCTGTTACAAGTTTGGCAGAGAAACATTCTCCCCATGGCATCCTTTACGTGACCAGTGTATTTGATGACACTATCCAACAAAGGTGTTGACCATAACATTATGACACCCAAAAATGTGAAGATAACAGAGCTGTAGTGAATCTGATGAAGGCAGGGAGTTCTGTACTATATTCACATTATTCTTGCATATAAGAAATGACCAAATAATTTGCCCTtcctcctgttttttctttttctacactgTCTTCCCTTCTGCTTCTGTATCTTTCGTCAGGATTATATTCTCTTCCCTTAGATCTTGTTAGAGTAGGATCAGTTCCTGAGTGGAtttgagagcagtttctcagcaagaagtcagaaaaaaagaggagcCTTCCTAGCACAGGGTAATCTCATAGTTATAGGAAGTCAGTTGACAAAAGAAGTCAACCTTTCCCAAATATTCATACTGGCCCTGCTTTCCAGACCCCCGCCAAAAGCTTTCAGCCACAATGGATACCTCAGGAAGATTATCAAACGCCTTATAAATCAGAGTTCTTCTCAGTTAGTAAAGATACAAAAGGACGCAAACATAAAACACTGAAGAATAAATACACGATGCTGGTATTTGGTAAATTTTACCCAAAGTGTAGGTCTTTTCTCATCCAGAAAAGGCTTTTCTTGCTCTTTTGTCAATAACCTTAGACACAGAAGGCAAAGCAGAAACTAGAAATGCTTCATACACATATGGGTGATTTTTGGTTTCCCATAATTTTCCTTCAGACAAATGGTGGCCTTTCTCAGAGCCATCCAAAGTGTATAGCTTTTGCCCAGTGCACATGTTCAACCCATAGATTTCTGATGGCACATGTGCAAGAAAATCATActtaaaaaccaaccaaccaaccaacccacTCCTATTTGTATACATCTTTAGAACAGCATAATTAATTTTGAGCTAAATGCTTGGTAAGCACAtgtttttatcttattaattTCTTATGATGCAGACTATCTTCTCAATTTGGTTTATTTGTGATTTTAGGCCATCATTTCAAGTGTAGTCCAGTATAATTTTTCAGTCATTTCAAAGGTAAACATAATTAGGGAAGAGGCAAGAATAACCAATATTATTTCTAGGCCTGCAGAGTGGGTCATTATTACTGTTTACAACCCCATGAAGTTGGTTTTATTCCAGGttctattatccccattttatactTGAGGAAACTGGATTTCAGAAAGTTCAAATGACATGTTCATAGTCTCAAAGCTAGAATGTGGCAGAGTGGGGTTTCTAATCTGGGTGTGTTGGATGCTGAAGCCTTACCACCTGCTGCTCTGCTAACCAAATCCACTCCAGTGGCATCCTATAGAACTAAAAGCACACACTCCATAAAGGGACCCTGCTTTGTCTTGTTCATCCCCGTGTTCCCCAAATAAGGCACAACATTGAGCTCATATTATCCCCTCAATAAAACGATCGTGAATGAAAAAAGAGGCtgctatatttttcaaattaagatCTCTAATCTTGGCAATGAGATCCACTGAAATCATTTGTTTAAACCATCAACATGGCACTATTTGGCTGGGATTTTTTATGGTATCCAAGAGAGAGCCCATGAATGTGTAGACTATGAGTCCAGAAATGACTTCCCAAGATGTCAGGATAGGCTACAGATACCATTAGGTCAGAATCCACTGAGAGGCTGAAGCAATAACATCatgcagaaattttattttccccagCTCTTTTAGTGACATTAATTTAACTGTGTCCCTTAGAATTTAGAGATATCAAATAGAGAGTATTGTAAgcaaatttctttcataaatgtcAAAAATGACTTTATACCTTGCCTTAGAATGACAGGATGAGTAAGCTCTTCAAAGTTGCACAGCCCAGAGATAGAAAGCCAgtgaagaaagaagtaaaaaagagGCACACTATAGGGCTCATCCCAGATCTCAGTGCTTCCTCGTCAgctgtcaaattttgcttttgtagctCCTAAGTACTGTGCCACAGTCTCACTGGTCCTAAcatcagaacttaaagtataattcatCTGTGACATTTTATATACACTCAAATGACTACTATTATTCCTACCTACTGCATTCACTGAAGCTTTTATAACTACGGCATTTAGCTGCATAGACTTACGTTGACTGTAGGCTTGTCTGCTTTGCCTTTGTTTCTAATTTGAAAGGTTTGTTAGGTCTACAAGCTCTTTAATATCTCTACTTCAAATCCTGGTATAGGTCTTTATGAAGCATGAGGACGTTTAGTAAATTCCTGCAGACCAAAAGCATGGTTTACTATTGCAATTGgcattatttttttgttcttcagaCATCTAATAATTGGAGAATTCAACTTGGAGTCTATTTTAACCAAAGACTTTGAAGACACTGCAGTAACTTCTcattacagaggaaaaaaaaacccacaaagaagAATCCTTCTTCAGCTTTGGCAGTCAATCCAGCTCAAACTTCTTTCAAGAATAAtgaggatctctctctctctttttttcaaggAGATCTAGGAAATTAATGAGAATACTAATTCCCTTGatctaaaaaaggaaagaggtacATTTCTTCATCACAGCCTCTGGTGAGGTTATATGAGTCACAAAGGAAAAAGGATCCTATTATGTGCTGTAACCATTGAGCTTGCTGCCTGATCAAACCTTTATTCCTTGGACTAGGTGATGGAACTTCTTCCCTGAGAACTTCTACCAAAATGGCTGTTTGGAAGTTATGGATATTCCCCGGGCCACAGTGCTGCCTGTGGCGATGGCAGCACCTTCTTACCTGCAGTCCTCTGCCTGTTATAGCTACAGAGGGTACCAGCTACTTGGCTATAAAGGAGACCGGGCAACAAGTGTTTATTAATTAATTTGCTTATCGAAAACTTTATCACTTCTGGGgcatttggtttttttgttttcagtctaaTTCTACTCTTCTTTGAGTTGCAAGGTGCTGCTTGAGCAAATCCAGCCTCTGTTTACAGTGGATCAGGTTCACCTCAAGATGTGTTACTTCAGTCTGTGTCCGAACTTTTCCAGGAGTTCCTCATTTAGGCTTGTGATGcttttttgaaatatgagaatgcttctgttttttttttttcttaaactttttttttgaaaaaactttaATTCAACATAGGATGGGATATGTGGTTTGAATATGTTTTCTGGTGTAAATACGTTTACAGTggtcatatttttgtttatattttacaagaaaaataatactttaaatttagtaaaatgaagactgactttaaaatattaccaaaagATGTTAACCCTGAGTTATCTGAAA
The Piliocolobus tephrosceles isolate RC106 chromosome 19, ASM277652v3, whole genome shotgun sequence genome window above contains:
- the LOC111524344 gene encoding keratin-associated protein 8-1, translated to MHCDNFSEAVFPGCYWGTYGYPLGYSVGCGYGSTYSPVGYGFGYGYNGCGAFGYRRYWPFALY